In Papaver somniferum cultivar HN1 chromosome 1, ASM357369v1, whole genome shotgun sequence, a genomic segment contains:
- the LOC113293835 gene encoding cyclase-associated protein 1-like — MEEKLIQRLESAVQRLESLSSGFRYGSTGISGDGDDNAQLDPSISAYQDLIDQFVGRILSAAENIGGNVLEATKVLEEAFCVQKELLIKVKQCQKPDLEALAGFLKPLNEVIMKANALTEGKRPDNFNHLKAAADSLTALAWIAYSGKDCGMSLPIAHVEESWNMAEFYSNKILVEFKSKDPNHLEWAKALKDLYLPGLRDYVKSFHPLGPAWNPTGKATVSAPASVPSKAQSKGGPASPPPPAASLLSAEPSKASSSQPKGMSAVFQEISSGSVTSGLRKVTDDMKSKNRADRSGVVNSNEKESRISSPSVTKVGPAKFELQMGRKWVVENQVGRKDLVIDECDSKQTVYVYGCKDSVLQIKGKVNNITLDKCSKMGTVFTDVVAAFEIVNCTGVEVQCQGSAPTVSVDNTSGCQLYLSKDSLGTSITTAKSSEINVLVPGDSPDGDLVEHALPQQFVNVYKDGQFITTPVSHSGA, encoded by the exons ATGGAGGAAAAACTGATACAGAGATTAGAATCTGCAGTGCAACGTTTAGAATCACTTTCTTCTGGATTTCGTTATGGTTCAACAGGAATTAGTGGCGATGGTGATGATAATGCACAATTAGATCCATCAATCTCTGCATATCAAGATCTAATTGATCAATTTGTTGGTAGGATCTTATCTGCTGCTGAGAATATTGGTGGGAATGTTCTTGAAGCTACGAAAGTTTTAGAAGAAGCGTTTTGTGTTCAGAAAGAACTTCTCATCAAAGTCAAGCAATGTCAG aaaccagacCTCGAGGCTTTGGCTGGTTTTCTGAAGCCGTTGAACGAAGTAATTATGAAAGCAAATGCCTTGACAGAAGGAAAACGACCTGATAACTTTAACCACTTGAAGGCTGCAGCTGATAGTCTAACCGCTCTAGCTTGGATTGCTTATTCTGGCAAAGATTGTG GTATGAGTCTTCCTATTGCACATGTGGAAGAAAGTTGGAATATGGCAGAATTTTATAGCAACAAG ATTCTTGTTGAGTTCAAAAGTAAGGACCCAAATCATTTGGAGTGGGCTAAAGCTCTGAAAGATCTTTACTTACCTGGCCTGAGGGACTATGTTAAGAGTTTCCATCCTTTGGGTCCAGCTTGGAATCCTACTGGTAAAGCGACTGTTTCAGCACCCGCATCAGTCCCATCAAAAGCTCAGTCAAAGGGAGGCCCTGCCTCTCCACCACCTCCTGCTGCTTCTCTCTTGAGTGCTGAAccttctaaggcatcatcatcACAACCAAAAGGGATGTCGGCTGTATTTCAAGAGATCAGTTCAGGATCTGTGACTTCAG GGTTGAGGAAGGTAACAGACGATATGAAGTCAAAGAACCGTGCAGATAGAAGTGGTGTTGTTAACTCTAATGAGAAGGAGTCTCGTATTAGTTCTCCTTCTGTTACCAAAGTAGGACCTGCAAAATTTGAGCTTCAAATGGGTCGCAA ATGGGTTGTTGAGAATCAAGTTGGAAGAAAGGACTTGGTTATTGACGAGTGTGATTCTAAACAGACTGTATATGTTTATGGGTGCAAAGATTCTGTTTTGCAAATTAAAG GAAAAGTGAACAATATAACACTAGATAAATGCTCAAAGATGGGAACTGTCTTTACG GATGTCGTAGCAgcttttgagattgtgaattGCACAGGCGTAGAGGTGCAGTGTCAG GGTTCTGCACCAACAGTTTCAGTGGACAATACTTCAGGGTGCCAACTATATTTGAGCAAAGATTCTTTAGGGACTTCCATAACGACGGCTAAGTCGAGCGAAATCAATGTTTTAGTGCCTGGGGACTCACCTGATGGTGATTTG GTGGAGCACGCACTGCCGCAACAGTTTGTTAATGTTTACAAGGATGGCCAGTTTATAACTACACCAGTCTCTCACTCTGGCGCATAA